From the genome of Perca flavescens isolate YP-PL-M2 chromosome 1, PFLA_1.0, whole genome shotgun sequence, one region includes:
- the LOC114555680 gene encoding DNA-binding protein RFX7: protein MAEEDPQQQQPDRGARSLPGLLTGLQGAEASALQLRIKNSICKSVQSKVENILQDVEKFSDIEKLYLYLKLPAGPSSSIDKSDQSALSSSRTQQMHAFNWIRHHLEEYPETSLPKQEVYDEYKSFCDNLNYHPLSAADFGKMMKNVFPNMKARRLGMRGKSKYCYSGLRKRLFVHMPSLPTLDLYKTGDELQCDVLESPGQLSSIKEDVRFAACDLVCEWAKKVLKRQFDAVEELARFLIDSHYISNKSLAALTIMTGTATEVKPPQMVSAFVPTAEAHSFQPHVTTLSSPSVDAKQQLQRKIQRKQQEQKLHSPLPGEGQTNRADDSVPCASPTPPSPQPTIGIMVAAVQSPITVQRSRQLMSPSPLGTVERKMLPINFQMVTQPLQAVKQSPKTPQNILASPVGERTARQRYAQILPKPAVTTAIALRSPSTMIIGNSPVKNVMTTCHVSPVSLVKMTAISLAPNSSNTTTSFTKAPLRPASAGISSSAVAENFSSNQSIRSTSAVPILTPVARPGQTTNNHTIDVEMEVEAIHKNSQMQNPGTLVFTQEPMANRTGGALHRASSVPIPQSKGFLGLEETSRTNCNGKSSSTPNTVAAVQNCNNGANNTSTMHLTPCTQNTSAVSLLNTSRPPSFVESSSVTAAKEGFLSTKSLRKRSGLSPDLSPIKRVFMPQQPELEGAAGLGNGIRNMVGNILRPGAPTRPESAPATREVEMKMKSLPVHAHRTSSFRASDFFSVAKTQSSMQRKDPSTFMETSSSLTHALIQQRQGHTMANVHAIPNNPGLQTHSGVSDVRGSATGSLDPHQHTYTQSNPVTEHFMNQASSLSQLPMQTDMDYFPFDDDVTQDSIVEELVQMEEQMKFNNMQELGDCVTLQSQQATMPDNIMSTNQTMTAFYHAANSHSNPMHTPTPTPTPTSEMMGGTQGLAGESPFSHIASTTPVDSALGSSRHTPVGTPHSNCSSTVPPSPVECRNQFAFTPINSSITGFHDGSTISSSPVKPMQRPMATHPDKTRLEWMNNSYNSSSGSLNKSNSGIGILPSYQGLIGDHFQKPHAFAVPHTRHHDSHFGCLTPISPVQQQVASMTNMAKQEGFAVPAPLDNKATNTPATTFRCRSVSPAVHQMNLSGNTGNLLPIPRSVVSPFNSPVMPEMLNIFVNSQTNLGVSSMAQRSHSVPLNIMMQTEVRPTSGQQCNSKNITNVLLSKLDGDHDDTIRGLGINNLPSSYTARMNLTQILESDPNLSCSDNHLSLMTSDSTSTSKLQRPNYLIENTINEQMILAAGDSRVQSASREQRQQQAQAMLLALSSQQHQEELQQQMDFSTTVKDLLTDNSLTAGSQLMDQVSELTTGAADFPCEIRMASELSSSIHDLNALDTDLLFDPNQQQEQYQNVAADELVNDALFQQMTSETAHSSGLDWLESKDHPTVGLMG from the exons caaGATGTGGAGAAGTTCTCAGACATTGAAAAACTCTACCTCTACCTAAAGTTGCCTGCTGGTCCGAGCAGTAGCATTGATAAAAG TGACCAGAGCGCCCTGTCATCAAGCCGCACACAGCAGATGCATGCATTCAACTGGATCCGCCATCATTTAGAGGAATACCCAGAGACGTCTCTTCCCAAACAGGAGGTCTATGATGAATACAA GAGCTTCTGTGACAATCTGAACTACCACCCACTGAGTGCTGCGGACTTTggaaaaatgatgaaaaatgtcTTCCCGAACATGAAGGCTCGTCGACTTGGCATGAGAGGAAAATCAAA ATATTGCTATAGTGGACTAAGGAAGAGACTCTTTGTTCACATGCCATCTTTACCCACTCTGGATCTCTATAAAACAGGGGATGAG ctccagtgtgatGTCCTTGAGTCACCGGGCCAGCTTAGCAGCATAAAGGAGGATGTGCGATTTGCCGCCTGTGATCTGGTGTGTGAGTGGGCCAAAAAGGTGCTGAAACGCCAGTTTGATGCCGTGGAAGAATTGGCTCGCTTCCTAATCGACAGCCATTACATCAGCAACAAGTCTCTGGCAGCTCTCACCATTATGACCGGCACAGCAACAG AGGTTAAGCCTCCACAGATGGTCTCAGCGTTTGTCCCAACTGCTGAGGCTCACTCCTTCCAGCCTCATGTGACGACACTGTCCTCACCTTCTGTGGATGCAAAGCAGCAGCTCCAGAGGAAGATCCAGAGGAAGCAACAAGAACAGAAGCTGCACTCTCCTTTACCTGGAGAGGGACAAACCAACAGGGCAGATGACAGTGTGCCTTGTGCCAGCCCCACCCCTCCGTCACCTCAGCCAACCATAGGCATCATGGTCGCTGCTGTCCAGAGCCCCATCACG GTACAGAGAAGCAGGCAGTTGATGTCCCCCAGTCCACTGGGAACAGTAGAGCGCAAAATGCTGCCTATTAACTTCCAAATGGTGACCCAGCCACTTCAGGCAGTGAAACAGAGCCCCAAAACCCCGCAAAATATTCTAGCCAGTCCAGTCGGAGAACGCACTGCTCGGCAGCGCTATGCGCAAATCCTGCCCAAACCTGCGGTCACGACTGCTATTGCCTTGCGCTCGCCCTCCACCATGATCATTGGCAACAGCCCTGTTAAGAATGTGATGACTACATGCCATGTCAGCCCAGTCAGTTTGGTCAAGATGACAGCCATATCTCTTGCACCCAACAGCAGCAATACCACCACTTCCTTCACAAAAGCCCCTCTTCGGCCGGCTTCTGCAGGCATTAGTAGTTCTGCAGTTGCAGAAAACTTCAGTTCCAATCAAAGCATTAGGAGTACCTCTGCAGTCCCCATTCTGACCCCGGTGGCAAGGCCTGGGCAGACTACTAACAATCATACCATCGACGTTGAAATGGAAGTTGAAGCTATACATAAAAACAGCCAAATGCAAAATCCTGGCACTCTAGTTTTCACTCAAGAACCAATGGCAAATAGGACTGGAGGGGCTTTACATAGGGCTTCCAGTGTGCCCATACCCCAGTCTAAAGGCTTCCTGGGTCTAGAGGAGACATCCAGGACTAATTGCAATGGAAAGTCCTCTTCAACCCCTAACACTGTGGCAGCTGTCCAAAACTGCAATAACGGCGCTAATAATACAAGCACTATGCACTTAACTCCCTGCACTCAGAATACCAGCGCTGTTTCTTTACTGAACACCAGCAGACCACCTTCTTTTGTGGAAAGCAGCAGTGTAACAGCAGCAAAGGAAGGTTTCTTGTCCACTAAGAGCCTCAGGAAACGTTCAGGCCTCAGCCCAGACCTTTCTCCAATCAAAAGGGTTTTTATGCCCCAGCAGCCAGAGCTAGAGGGCGCTGCTGGTCTAGGAAATGGGATTAGAAACATGGTTGGGAACATCCTCAGGCCAGGAGCTCCAACTAGACCTGAAAGTGCACCAGCTACCAGGGAGGTAGAGATGAAAATGAAATCTCTTCCAGTCCACGCACACAGGACTTCTTCTTTCAGAGCCAGTGATTTCTTCTCTGTTGCCAAAACACAGAGCTCAATGCAGAGGAAAGACCCTTCCACTTTTATGGAAACTAGCTCCTCACTTACTCACGCATTAATACAACAACGGCAGGGGCACACAATGGCTAACGTGCATGCCATACCTAATAATCCCGGCCTCCAAACACATTCAGGTGTGAGTGATGTTAGGGGTTCAGCAACAGGGAGCCTGGACCCTCATCAACATACCTACACTCAGTCCAACCCTGTTACTGAGCACTTTATGAATCAAGCTTCATCATTGAGCCAGCTCCCTATGCAAACTGATATGGATTACTTTCCCTTTGATGATGATGTGACTCAGGACAGCATTGTGGAGGAGCTGGTGCAGATGGAGGAGCAGATGAAATTTAACAACATGCAAGAGTTAGGAGACTGTGTCACACTGCAAAGCCAACAGGCTACGATGCCGGACAACATAATGTCCACCAATCAGACCATGACTGCTTTCTATCATGCTGCAAACAGCCACAGCAACCCGATGCATACTCCAACACCGACACCCACACCCACGTCGGAAATGATGGGAGGAACCCAAGGCCTCGCTGGAGAGAGCCCCTTCTCCCACATCGCCTCCACCACCCCAGTGGACAGTGCACTGGGAAGCAGTCGCCACACCCCAGTTGGTACTCCGCACTCCAACTGCAGCAGCACTGTGCCTCCCAGTCCAGTGGAGTGTAGAAACCAGTTTGCATTTACACCCATCAACTCCAGCATCACTGGTTTCCATGACGGCAGCACCATTTCCAGCAGCCCGGTTAAGCCCATGCAGAGACCGATGGCCACCCACCCAGACAAGACCAGGCTGGAGTGGATGAATAACAGTTacaacagcagcagcgggaGCCTAAACAAGTCAAACAGTGGAATTGGAATCCTCCCAAGCTATCAAGGCCTGATAGGTGATCATTTTCAAAAGCCTCACGCCTTTGCCGTCCCTCATACACGGCACCATGACAGCCATTTTGGCTGCTTGACTCCCATCTCGCCCGTGCAGCAGCAGGTAGCCAGCATGACTAACATGGCCAAGCAGGAGGGCTTTGCTGTGCCTGCCCCTCTGGATAACAAAGCCACCAACACACCTGCTACAACCTTTCGATGTCGCAGTGTAAGCCCCGCCGTGCATCAGATGAACTTGAGTGGAAACACAGGGAACCTTCTCCCTATCCCTCGTTCAGTAGTGTCTCCCTTTAACTCTCCTGTCATGCCTGAGATGTTAAACATCTTTGTGAACAGCCAGACAAATCTTGGGGTGAGCAGCATGGCTCAGAGGAGCCATTCTGTGCCGCTCAACATCATGATGCAAACTGAGGTCCGGCCCACGTCGGGCCAGCAATGCAACAGCAAAAACATCACCAATGTCCTTTTGAGCAAGCTGGATGGGGACCATGACGACACTATTCGGGGTCTGGGCATTAATAATTTACCCTCCAGCTATACTGCTCGCATGAACCTCACCCAGATCCTCGAGTCTGACCCAAACCTCTCCTGCAGTGACAACCACCTCAGCCTGATGACCTCGGACTCCACCAGCACATCCAAGTTGCAGAGGCCAAATTACCTCATCGAAAATACTATCAATGAACAAATGATTCTCGCAGCAGGTGACAGCCGAGTACAGTCGGCTTCTAGAGAGCAGCGTCAACAACAGGCACAGGCTATGTTGCTAGCTTTGAGCTCACAGCAGCATCAAGAAGAACTACAGCAGCAGATGGATTTCAGCACCACTGTGaaagacctcctgacagacaaCAGCCTTACTGCTGGCAGTCAGCTCATGGACCAGGTGTCAGAGCTCACTACAGGTGCGGCAGATTTCCCCTGTGAAATCAGAATGGCATCGGAGCTGTCCAGTAGCATCCATGACCTTAACGCATTGGACACAGACCTTCTGTTTGACCCCAACCAGCAACAAGAGCAATATCAAAATGTTGCTGCGGATGAGTTGGTGAATGATGCGCTGTTTCAGCAAATGACCAGCGAGACGGCACATTCAAGTGGACTTGACTGGCTCGAAAGCAAAGATCATCCAACTGTTGGGTTGATGGGGTGA